In Cardiocondyla obscurior isolate alpha-2009 linkage group LG07, Cobs3.1, whole genome shotgun sequence, the DNA window acaatggCAGCGTCGTTAGATTTTTCGAatgatttgcatttatttaactttaggGACTAGCGGAAGCAATGTGCTCTATACAACAGAAACATACATTGGTTCGCATTGCACAGTGAGAACAATAACGTTGCGCCATGATCATGTgctgatataaaattaataggaTCCGACGTGagatttatcgataaaaacaaaataaaagacagttatctaaaaaagaaaaaaaagctgttACAACGATGTAATCGTTCAACTTCGAACGGCACCGAAGTAACTAAATAATTGTGTATTAGATCATGAAGCACGTCGCATTTTCTTCGTAACGAAGTTATTTAAAGCAACACAAAGATCCTTAAAAGATTATCGTTTCGAAATAATGTGTTACCTTAGTAGAGATTGTAAGTCTTAACAAACAAAGCATATGTAGGATGCTTTATAAGACTAAtaattcctttcttttttttttctttttttttctttttttttcacacacAAAATGTCCCACGATATTTGTTAGGCACATGACTTAAAATAAGAGGGCAAAATTTGTGGATAATAAAACGCAGCtaatttgataaaatgtcGCACGCACATCGGTAGCAAAGTGGTTCGGTGACTTCGTTCGAACGAAGCGTGTTAATCTTATGCACGTATGCATATTCGAATAGTAGTAAACTCATCTAGATATAATAATCATACGGCGTAACAGTCGGAACGTCGATCGAACGTCGTTTCTCACCTATATATGAAAATTCAACTTTATTCGTTTTGCATAAATCGATTCTATTCAATGGACGTGTATACGTCCGGTATTAGCTTAACTGCTTGAATATTactttgaaactttttaattctgtGCAGGACCTAATTTAATGGTGGAGGATAATCGTTTCCGCTATACAAAATTAGTCTTCGTTTTATATTCATTGATGGAAATTCACGTTGTATTCCGAAAGTAGcataaaataacgtttgaaataaacgtcataaaaattcatatgtaattaaaatatcataaaacgTACCATCTATGTTACTGCTAATCCACCACTATTATAAATTTGGTCCTGATATTTTTACTCATACTCTAATGTAGAGTGATTGAGAAATTAGTTTATCGCAATCCGCACCGCAGAGCATTTCTTTAGTTAATATATTAtggataattaaaagataaagacAAATTGATATTGTTTCACACAAGGACAACATATTTGCGCGTAagctattttataaaataatccttATTGGAGAGTAAATTAGAAAATGACAAGTCACACGCAAATCGTCCGATTAATTAGTGCAATCGCACCATTCAGCAAGCTGGGCTCACCTACTTTTAACTCTTCATATTGcatatagtaaaataaaataatattaatactagttaaaaattaataataataattcctaCATAGTagcgttttttatttttttttcctcgcgtcaTAATCTTTCACAAAGTTAATATATATGCGATTTAGCGAATACGCAGTTATATATTTCGAAACTTTCCTACCTGCTTCCTCATCCTGCTCTTTCAATTTCTTGATTAACTTCTTATTTACAATAGCAAATTGTATTAAGAGTTTTAATCGCAATCTTctatttgattattttctcCTCTATACTAAACACGTTCCCTAATATCAACTGTCATTGCGTATTCTTTAACGTGTATAAATGAAATCAAGTCACGGTAGAGTTCCGAATGATAGAACTCGAGAACGATTACGTCGCTAAACAGATCGGATCATAGATAAAGCTGCCTGTGGATTTCCGTTgctgcgagaaaaaaaattgcgacgaCAAGTGGCAGTGCTTCCACATCATCTGTGTTATGTGCGTGTACGCTGCGTCGCGTGCGCTTCAATATAGAGGactttcatttatatttttttgcgagcACACGCAGACTAGCAAATTATTCGCAATATTTGTcgacaacattttttttctctgcgaTGCATCTACCCACGCAGTAGGAATGTACGGTCCGTACCGCAGTAACGCAATCGCAACGCGATGCACCGTGTAATAAGCAAAATGTGTGGCGTGAATTAAAATAGACGGGCACGTCTTTTGATTTCATTACGACGCCACTGTGGCAGTCTGTAGAATTCCGCTCGGGAACATTGTAGAACAGCTTCAAACTCCGCGTCGGAGAGGtgtcgctaaaaaaaaaagcattcggcttattatatttttcacgttatAATCACGAAGGTTCATTacatattgtaataaatttacaattattcattaataataaaacggaTGTTCAATAGCTCACCTCGAGATTGCAACGATCCACGTCAGCTGGTAGCCTGTAGTTTGTGATAACAAGTAAGTGATAAGGATAAAGCTTCGGCGGTTCGGTTGGCGCAGCCCCCATGTCTGGCAGTGATCTCCTTACGTGATGACCTCCATGGCCTCCAACAACCGAACCTAGGCCACCCGTGTACGTGGTGGATGATGGAAGAATTCCACCATCATTCTGCACCACAATCATAAAAAAAGTCATGAACCACACTAACGAAAATGATggtaacaataaaaaacaTTCTTTACACACTAAAAAAACTATCATATTCTCActgcataataataaaataattaacaagttcagatatatatactatatatgtaCGAATTCGTATGACTCAATAGACTgcttcaatattaattaattgatttaataaaaatctttgaaTATCTGGAtacagtaattaaaaaaaaaactgaagcGATCATCTTACATGCAAGGTGATTTTCTTtccaaaatttataaaatatatgtataaaattttttaatttttataaacgacgCTATCTACTAcactttgatttttttagGTGCGAATAATGTATATGTCATACATGCAAATATTGCATAAATGTGCTGTCGACAgtgatatgtataatattgcaCAATTTATCTCCACAAAAAGTgactttatattaataatacattaaatgcTGATTGATGTATTAACAGTTTttcttgtattattttcaaaactattaaatacattatttaaagttataaaaaaaaaatgtaattatgtccatttcttaaaactaaaaatttttgcaaaataaattatatgaaaacgcaacaaagtaaaataacaCATTTTGGTCATAAAGCTAAATAGTGCAAATTGGATTtaaattcgattaattaactaacttaacttaattaaaaagtgaaaaaaactTACTTGTAAATCGAATATGCAACATAGagcaaattaaaagtttaaacaaTGAAAATGCAAAACTCAAAGTAACAGCAAAATGTACAGCATGCATGCATACTCATTATACAGCATTATATATAGTATATCTTACATTGTAATAAGAAAAAGCAACAAATCAtacaaatatgtataaataataatatgcacataatacattttttaaacgtacaaattgtactaattttttttttcttttaacaaatGTGTGCAATTAATGCAACACATCTGGATTTAGAGACGTGCTAAAATGTTAAGTAAAATTACATATGCGTGAACTCCATTTATCAGATTAATCAAACTAAATGTaacacatattaaaaaaaaaattagttaacgAATGTTTTTATCgtcacaattaaataaaaattaaataaagtatttattataagatttagaataactttaaaattaacatagaaatatatttaagcgTATAATCGttccattattaaaattgtcccTGATAAACGGAGTTCTTAATGAGGCAAAAACAAGCTACAAACCATGCTAATTCGCCGGGAGTAGTATGGGGCTGTAGTACATACCAATGCCCGTCGATCCACATCCGTGATGCTGCCTGTTGATACTAAAATTGGGGAAAATGTGAAAGAAAACCATATCAAACCATGTTGCACAAACCATCTTCTATGCTAACTACAATCTGGTTTTCATCAATCATGTTTCCTTGTCATTACctctatataaatatatctcacaatttacttaaaaaattaaaaaaaaatatataaatatatatgtatgcggAGCAGCGtaaatgcatatttttaattataaatctatGAGGTAATGCTGGAGACATGATTGTTCCGTAATTTAATAAGTCTATCACGaaattttcagatttatagaaaaaaaaaaatgtaaaaatgtatgtacataattttttcttatttagaaaatcaacgtttatgtaaaaatttatcttatcgTTTTCTTATCAAATTAACCACATggcagattattaattaattttacagtttATCATCAAACCAATATCACTATCTTGCCTTAAATAGACAATGTTATATGACGATGTACAAGTCAACGTACGGTGTACAACGTTTCACAGACAGTCCGATGGCTCGCAGGGATGTTAGTAAAGCATGCGAGAACAAGGCAAAACGAAGTAGtgtataaagaaaatgataaatgATAACGCAGCAACGCGCTCGCAAAATCCGCCGGCAGTTCCGCCACGTCCTACGACGAGTAGCAAAACGATGCGTGTAAACTTGATATATCGACtcttgtcttttaaaaaaatccgaGTACATAAAGAACctcgttgtaaaaaaaactgTTGAAAAAATTACCCTGAgccataaataattatgtatttctGTCTGTTCAATTTGCGAGCGCGTCAAGCTTGTGAAGCTGTGACGTGAACTGGTGAAAGAGGCATTGTGTGCGATGAGGGACCGGTATCAGTCGATCCCTCTCTCGTTCTACTCACTGTCCGACTTGCCGGATGAAAAATCAGTGCTGTGCGTCTTGTCGCCCATCCCGCTGAACGAATAGTCGCCCTAGACGACAGAAAATGCGTTATCTTAGAGAGACGTGTTCCGCTCGGCCGCCACGGATTCGACTCTACGTATACTCttctatataaattattgtactaTCAGCGCGGTGCACGTTCGCATCGCCGAATGTGACTTGCGGTGCAAGACTTACAGGGAGAGCAGACACGGAACCGCCAGTCGAGGAGAAGGTGTGACTTCGCGGTGCCAGACCGTACCCCGGCTTCGGGATGTGCCGAAGGGAGCTCACAACTGGTTTGCAAATCAGTCAATCGACAGGTGTTACTGATTAGTTCTTAGCGGTGATTTCAATTCGTTCAATCTCCCATACGAATGCCCAACGTTCGCTTGCCagattcatttttttttcttttttttttgtgcccCGTTAACTCTACCCGGAGCCATGTCGCTCCCTTGTGTGTCCCAACCCCAAGATCAACTACTGCCAAGGGATTTCCCTCTATATTTCAGCCTCAATAATGATTTAGCACTATGCGTTTTACAATGTTTCTCTATTACAGATTCAGATAAATTTAAGAAGACAGATATCCATTGGCATATACGTGATATAATTCAATTTCGAATCGGTCAATATTCTTAAAcgtgttataaattaatgtataccgaaagaaattaattgcccATGTTCGTCAAATATATTCtacagaattattaaattacccTTAATTTTATCACGTGGTACAAAGGATATCtgtgataataatttcaaatatattaatattatcgcaCCCCCATCGGCAAACGGCGCTTAAAGAAATCTGATAGTTTCGATAGTGCATTAAAAGCGTTCGCTCTCGTTAAGTAGAGTATGCGAGGCAATTcacgattttaaaaaattaaaaaaaatagatacatAAAAAGCCAGCACCTGCGTGTAAGTACAATAGACTATTTTCGTAAGCGCACCCGCCGTGATGACAAGTCAAAACCTTCTTTATCGCAGACAGAAATGTAAACGTAACTCTTAAAAAGTACAACGTAATACGTTACTAAGTTATCGCATTTTAACATATGGCATGCATCTGAAATCATAAATGCAGATGAAATACTCTTGTGTTATATGTTCTCAATTTAACGACGATCGTTGTTTCAATATTGAGAGCAgctataattataaatatttttttcttcttagcAGATACATTTTACATGCCTAATTTACACGTGCACAATTTGCAGTCCTTAAtcgcgtgaaaataattagatGATATAACACTGAAACTTTccaaaaataggaaaaaaaaaaagaaataaaaaaacgtagaAAAAATTGGTAAGTTCAAAAGCTTAAATATGAAACTTAGAAATGGATCAAGTTCGACTTGGGACCAACGGCGGGTGAGTTGGAAAGTTTTCGGACTCACCGAGTGATAGTGCCTAGTGGCGGTTGGAAGAGTGGAGGCGCGCTGAGTACCAAGGGGTGGATAGTTTCTGGGAGCCGGGGAGCGCGTCGATGATCTCCCAACTGCCGCCCACGCAAACACAACACAAACACAAAAACACAAATAGAGAGACAATGATAATAGACGACAGGTAGTAGCATTGTGTGACTAATGTAGATTGCCGTGTTCCATTAAATCTAGAACGCCAATGTAGAATGATTATTAGGAAGTTTGTTAAATTACAGTAAAGCTCTTCATTAATGtttattacgaattttattaaaccaTCGTTAATACTGTTAAttgttaatgtaattattctcttattaaaaattgcaataattaattcaccaattattttattataaactttcTTACGGCAGTAATTTATgatagtaatttttaattgcctttTCCCATATTGTTACTCGTTGCTTTTAACCACATAATCTTTTGCATAAGAATTACATTGGGCTGTTAAACAGTTCACATTAGCGTTCTGAATTAATTGGTGATCCAACATTGGAAGATACTGTAAAGGAAAGTTATCTATTTGTCAAAAAGCAAAGATGTGCGATgcaaaaaagaagtaattatCATGCGCATTAAAACAAAACCATTGTACTTTCAATTCATCTTCCAATCTtgtaaataagattttaaaataataatagtaagttaacgatattttataattgctcacgaatttttaattatttttaattttaattttattcaaacaaAACATTTACGAAAGCGATTCAGATCTTAATAAAGTAAAGAGCAAAggattttaagaaataaataaatttaattttacgtatataGATTTGAAATTTagtttaaattcaatttaaattctatttaaagatGCAGTTGTGCTACGGAAATGAGTGATATGCACTGGAGCCATATGTGTCCGTGTATGATTAACTTCGTGGTCCCAAGTACCATGCAAGATATAGAACAGAATCAATTACCTCGAGAAATGATTTCCAGGGCTAAAGATTGCAATGGCAATTTAATTGCTCGTTATATTGAAGTATTGGTTGATGCGCCGTTCGacgttcgataaaaaaaaaaaaaaagaaataataagacAAGCATATCGAGGTAGGGGACGACAACATGCATAGGTAGAATACATCACCTGTTGTATTAATTGGGCGTCCAGTATATGGTTTTTTGGTGCTATACACGCCACTTAAAATAAAGTCCTGCTCTCGAATGTTACGTACTGTTACCATCGTTTGAAAATTAGTATGAAACCCTCCCACATCATAATTTGTATTGGCCGATTCGGTCGTGCTCTATAAAGTAAACatctcttttttcttattgatAAAATAGAACCATTTACGACCTCCCGCCCTGGGAAACCCCATTCTTTATCGAGACTCAATGTTCTCTAATCGACGTTACTTTAAACAGTAGAGTGGTATGTTAGTGTCATGTGCGAACGTGTGGACATGTATGAGATGATTGTTACTTATGTCAATGACAATTATAAATTGCGTCGCTTGGAGGATCAAAACTTACCGTTGTAACTAGGTCCACTGGATCTGTAGCTGAAGCCATCGTCATCCTCCCAAGGTCGTGCGTGATCGATATTTCGTGAAGGCGCtgtagatattttttacacaattaattgggtaaattaaataattaaaacatctTCATATTAAAGTAAtggattaaataaatacaaaattaattgaaaccTACATGCACCAACGGGACTCTCGTAGCGTAATCGATACGTCGGTTCCCTAGCTGCAGACGGTGTTCTCGAAGCATTTCTAGGATCAACGTTCGCAGCTCTGTGTCTCAAATTCTCTCGATCTTTCTCGCGATCTTGCAGGAATACCTTAGCTATTCCCGTGTCGATCTTGCTCAATTCGTCTTGCTCCTTTTTCAATTTCTGCTCCGCTTCCTTgatataagttttattatctACATCGTCCTCATCATCAGATGCAGGTACTCCCTGAGTTAGAAATAGACATTAGTAATAATCAGCAcggttaaataattaatctaaagCATGACATGACACGTTactaagtataaaataataccttGTAAGTGTCGGACCATCGTCTACGTCTCTCAGGATCAGTGTAAGGATACGGCGGAGCAGGAAAATCATCTCTTTCGATCGGCGGTTGAGCACCCGGGGGTGGCTTCATGGCGTCTGGATAATGTGCTAGTTCTATCGGCTCGTCATTATCCACCTGACTTGCCGGTGATTTTGGTCTGGTGTCACTTAATGCGTCAACCAAAGCTCTCATTCCTGATCTACTGCTACGTCCGCCACTGCTTCTTATCGAACGAGAGGctgtgaaatttaataaatgcattaataaaaataactaacaaaataatttcgaatagTGTACAGAAAATTGATGCTGAACAAAcagtaacgttaaaaaaatagtaacacTTGATTGCAACTAAACTACCATttcatcttttaattatatatttttttatacttattaattaaattaaattgcgtatacatatgtaatacTTACAGCTAGGTCTATGAAAATGCGGGCTAGTAGGGGGTTTATCATACGGCTGTATCGGACGTCTTAGATATCCCTGACTGGGCGTTTCGGTCAAGTATGAATAAGTATAAATCCTAGACACATCTTCTGCTTGTCGTCCGTACTCTCGCAGAATCAGGCCAGGGCTTCCAGTTCGTGCGGGATAATACTGAGGCAATTAATATATCTTATCACACATGTAGGACAAAATATCGTTaccaatatttaaatattattaccaATACAaagtgcgttaaaaaaaattatttttttataatttaatttcttacttaaaatttatttctt includes these proteins:
- the Unc-115a gene encoding actin-binding LIM protein 2 isoform X3; this translates as MKSKTSESLIASESKAGIKKDAVDQHKQKPLKKGKTFCQSCKKKCSGEVLRVQDKYFHIGCFKCAQCNASLAQGGFFAREGSYYCTKDYRERWGTRCAGCGEYVEGDVVTAGEKHAFHPNCFHCQRCRQPLLGQGTKVSLVQGQALCHRCVGIPVREASTPISNSAGTKGGSHADPGACAGCGNQLREGQALVALDRQWHVWCFKCHSCDTVLHGEYMGKDGVPYCEKDYQKQFGVKCAYCNRYISGKVLQAGDNHHFHPTCARCTKCGDPFGDGEEMYLQGAAIWHPRCGPGPTGPNGIVNGHGDAHTPQHRESERISSSASEMQFSLRSRTPSLNGSLCSPYSSLSRKYYPARTGSPGLILREYGRQAEDVSRIYTYSYLTETPSQGYLRRPIQPYDKPPTSPHFHRPSSSRSIRSSGGRSSRSGMRALVDALSDTRPKSPASQVDNDEPIELAHYPDAMKPPPGAQPPIERDDFPAPPYPYTDPERRRRWSDTYKGVPASDDEDDVDNKTYIKEAEQKLKKEQDELSKIDTGIAKVFLQDREKDRENLRHRAANVDPRNASRTPSAAREPTYRLRYESPVGASPSRNIDHARPWEDDDGFSYRSSGPSYNVGRSSTRSPAPRNYPPLGTQRASTLPTATRHYHSGDYSFSGMGDKTHSTDFSSGKSDISTGSITDVDRRALNDGGILPSSTTYTGGLGSVVGGHGGHHVRRSLPDMGAAPTEPPKLYPYHLLVITNYRLPADVDRCNLERHLSDAEFEAVLQCSRAEFYRLPQWRRNEIKRRARLF
- the Unc-115a gene encoding actin-binding LIM protein 2 isoform X1, whose translation is MKSKTSESLIASESKAGIKKDAVDQHKQKPLKKGKTFCQSCKKKCSGEVLRVQDKYFHIGCFKCAQCNASLAQGGFFAREGSYYCTKDYRERWGTRCAGCGEYVEGDVVTAGEKHAFHPNCFHCQRCRQPLLGQGTKVSLVQGQALCHRCVGIPVREASTPISNSAGTKGGSHADPGACAGCGNQLREGQALVALDRQWHVWCFKCHSCDTVLHGEYMGKDGVPYCEKDYQKQFGVKCAYCNRYISGKVLQAGDNHHFHPTCARCTKCGDPFGDGEEMYLQGAAIWHPRCGPGPTGPNGIVNGHGDAHTPQHRESERISSSASEMQFSLRSRTPSLNGSLCSPYSSLSRKYYPARTGSPGLILREYGRQAEDVSRIYTYSYLTETPSQGYLRRPIQPYDKPPTSPHFHRPSSSRSIRSSGGRSSRSGMRALVDALSDTRPKSPASQVDNDEPIELAHYPDAMKPPPGAQPPIERDDFPAPPYPYTDPERRRRWSDTYKGVPASDDEDDVDNKTYIKEAEQKLKKEQDELSKIDTGIAKVFLQDREKDRENLRHRAANVDPRNASRTPSAAREPTYRLRYESPVGASPSRNIDHARPWEDDDGFSYRSSGPSYNVGRSSTRSPAPRNYPPLGTQRASTLPTATRHYHSGDYSFSGMGDKTHSTDFSSGKSDISTGSITDVDRRALVCTTAPYYSRRISMNDGGILPSSTTYTGGLGSVVGGHGGHHVRRSLPDMGAAPTEPPKLYPYHLLVITNYRLPADVDRCNLERHLSDAEFEAVLQCSRAEFYRLPQWRRNEIKRRARLF
- the Unc-115a gene encoding actin-binding LIM protein 2 isoform X13; the protein is MKSKTSESLIASESKAGIKKDAVDQHKQKPLKKGKTFCQSCKKKCSGEVLRVQDKYFHIGCFKCAQCNASLAQGGFFAREGSYYCTKDYRERWGTRCAGCGEYVEGDVVTAGEKHAFHPNCFHCQRCRQPLLGQGTKVSLVQGQALCHRCVGIPVREASTPISNSAGTKGGSHADPGACAGCGNQLREGQALVALDRQWHVWCFKCHSCDTVLHGEYMGKDGVPYCEKDYQKQFGVKCAYCNRYISGKVLQAGDNHHFHPTCARCTKCGDPFGDGEEMYLQGAAIWHPRCGPGPTGPNGIVNGHGDAHTPQHRESERISSSASEMQFSLRSRTPSLNGSLCSPYSSLSRKYYPARTGSPGLILREYGRQAEDVSRIYTYSYLTETPSQGYLRRPIQPYDKPPTSPHFHRPSSSRSIRSSGGRSSRSGMRALVDALSDTRPKSPASQVDNDEPIELAHYPDAMKPPPGAQPPIERDDFPAPPYPYTDPERRRRWSDTYKGVPASDDEDDVDNKTYIKEAEQKLKKEQDELSKIDTGIAKVFLQDREKDRENLRHRAANVDPRNASRTPSAAREPTYRLRYESPVGASPSRNIDHARPWEDDDGFSYRSSGPSYNVGRSSTRSPAPRNYPPLGTQRASTLPTATRHYHSVIVSSLRHIPKPGYGLAPRSHTFSSTGGSVSALPGDYSFSGMGDKTHSTDFSSGKSDISTGSITDVDRRALNDGGILPSSTTYTGGLGSVVGGHGGHHVRRSLPDMGAAPTEPPKLYPYHLLVITNYRLPADVDRCNLERHLSDAEFEAVLQCSRAEFYRLPQWRRNEIKRRARLF